TGCCGTCCTCGAGCATGGTCCGGCGCTCGATATAGAGGCCCGCGGCCCCCTCCCCCACCCCGAGCTGGGCGGCCTGATCGGCCGAGAGCTGGATGGCGGACAGCCGCTGCAGGGCGCGGTAGGGCGTGAAGCCCCGGCGCCGCAGCATCTCGTAGAGCGAGCCCTGCACCTCCGTGGGGTCCGGCAGGAAGCGCGTGGGCACCACCGCCAGCTCCAGCGCCATGGCGGTGCCGTTGGCCGTCCGCAGACGTTGCAGCCGGCTCACCATGGTGCCCGGGCGAATGCCCAGCGCCAGCGTCTCCTCGGGGGTGGCCACCGCCACCGTGCGGCTCATCCAGACGGAGCCCGCGCTCAGTCCCCGCGAGCCCATGTCCTCGGAGAAGCCGGTCAGCGTGGACAGGCGCTGCTCCACGTAAGGCGCGCGGTTGACGAAGGTGCCGGCGCCCTGGCGCTGCTGCAGCAGCCCCTCGTCCAGCAGCTCCTTCAGGGCCTTGCGCACGGTGACGCGGGACACGCCGAAGCGCTCGGCCAGCTCCCGCTCGCCGGGCAGCGCGTCCCGGTGGCCGAGCTTGCCGCTGACGATCTGCCCTCGCAGGTAGCGCGCGAGCTGAAGGTAGAGCGGCAAAGGCAGCTCGCTCGACAGCGCACCCCCGTCGAATGAATCGGCTGCGCTGGAATGGCTCGACATGGCTTCCTGGCTCCCTCTGGTATTACGACCACTACCATACCACTTCAAAGGCTTGACGCAACACGCAATCTGCTCAGCTGCTCCTTAACAACCATGTTAACCGCATGAAATCATTGGCGTTTTGACTTAAACAAGAAAAAGCAGTCTTATCTCCTCTTCAGGATAACAAATTTCACGTTGTAATCTTGATCCGCGCTGGTATCTTCCACCAGTCCAATCTAATACCAGTTAGCAGTGTGAGGAGCCGCATGGCGAAGGAGACGGAAGGGGCCGCCCGCCGGTTCCAAGGGCTCGATGCCTGGGGCACGGGCGAACTTCTGGAGACCTTGTGGGGGGGCCCGTCGCGCGCCACCGCGGCGGACGCCGCACCCGCCCCGTCCAACGGTAATCTGCGCACCGCGCTCTCCGCGCTCTCTTCCCAGGAAAAAGGTGGCCCATGTCCACGCTAAAGCCCGCCGGGGCCGCGGCCTCGCAGACCCTCTCCAAGCTGCAGCTCGCCGCCCCCATCGCCGGGTGGGCCACGGTGCTGGAGGAGGTGCCGGATCCCGCCTTCGCCCAGCGCATGGTGGGAGACGGCATCGCGGTGGACCCGACTTCGGCGGAGCTCCGCTCCCCCTGTGATGGCGTCGTGCTCTCGGTCCACGCCTCCCGCCACGCGTGCACGCTGCGGACCCTCACCGGCGCGGAGATCCTGCTCCACATCGGCATCGACACCGTCAGCCTGCGCGGCGAGGGCTTCACCCCGCACGTGAGCGAGGGCCAGAGCGTCCGGACCGGTGAGCCGCTCATCTCCTTTGATATGGACCTGCTGGCGCGCAAGGCCCGCAGCCTCATGACGGTCATGGTGGTGGCCAACGGGGATGCCTACACCGTCACCCACCGGGTGCAGAACCGCTCCGTGGCCACGGGCGAGCCGCTCCTGGAGATCTCCGGTGGCGAGCTGGCCGCGCAGGCCGAGACGGGCACCGAGACGGCGGAGTGCCGGGTGCGGCTGCTCATCCCCCACGGCCTGCATGCCCGCCCCGCCGCCGCCTTCGTGCGGCACGCCCGGCCCTACCCGGGCACCATCCACGTCGGGCTCAAGGGCCGCTCCGCCAACGGCAAGAGCGTGGTCGCGCTCATGGGCCTCGGGGCCCACCACGGGGACACGCTGACCCTCTCCGTCCGGGGCGGCCGGGCCGCGCAAGTGGCCCAGGAGCTGGCCGAGCAGGTCACCCTCGGCCTGGGCGATGCCGTGCGGCCCCTGGCCGAGCCCTCCGCCGCCCCCGCGGAGAAGGCGCCCGGGGTGGCGGTGGCGCCCGCCCAGCCCTTCGCACCGGGCACGGAGGTGCTGCTCAAGGGCACCCTGGCCGCCGCGGGGCTCGCGGTGGGCCAGGCGGTCCGGGTGAACGAGGAGGAGCCCGCGCTCTCCCAGCAGGGCCGGGGCCCGCAGGAGGAGGAGCGGCGCCTGGCGGAGGCCCTCGCGGGCGTGCGCCGGGACATCGAGGCCCTGCTCCAGACCGAGGGCAAGGGGAGCGCGGCGCGGACGGAAATCTTCCAGGCCCATCTGGCCCTGCTCGACGACCCGGAGTTCACCGGGGCCGCGGGCCAGGGCATCGCCATTGGGCAGAGCGCGGAGTGGGCATGGAAAGCGGCCATCGAGAAGCATGTCCAGGTGCTGCACAGCCTCGCGGATCCGCTCCTGCAGGAGCGCATGGGCGATCTGCGAGACATCGGCCGGAGGGTCATCGCCTCGCTGACGGGACAGGATGGCGCGCGCGTCCCCGCAAACCTTCCCCCGGGTGCGATCCTCGTCGCGAACGAGTTGTTGCCCTCCGACCTGGCGGCGGTCCCCCCGGGCCGTCTGGCGGCGCTCTGCACGGCGCGCGGTGGCCCCACCTCGCATGTCGCCATCCTGGCGGCGGGCATGGGCATTCCGGCGGTGGTGGCGCTGGGAGAGGGTGTCCTCCGGGTTCCCCCCGGTGCCCCGTTGATCGTCAATGGGGACCGGGGCGAGGTGCACGTCCATCCCCCCGAGGCGGCGCGGGAGTCCACCCAGAACACCCTGCGCGCCCGTGCGGCCCGCAGGAAGACGGACCTCGCGACGGCCCATGAGGACTGCCGCACGTCGGACGGCGTGCGCATCGAGGTGTTCGCCAACCTGGGCCGCCCCGGCGACGCGGCCTCCGCCGCCGCCCAGGGCGCCGAGGGCTGTGGCCTGCTGCGCAGCGAGTTCCTCTTCCTGGAGCGGCTCACCGCGCCCAGCGAGGACGAGCAGGCCGCCCAGTACCAGGAGAGCGCCACCGGCCTGCAGAACCGCCCGCTCATCATCCGCACGCTGGATGTCGGCGGCGACAAGCCGCTCGCGTACCTGCCGCTGCCCGCCGAGGAGAACCCGGTGCTTGGCCTGAGGGGCGTGCGCGTGTCGCTGCGCTACCCGGAGCTGCTGCGCACCCAGGTGCGCGCCATCCTCCGGGTGAAGCCCGAGGGGGTCTGCCGCATCCTGGTGCCCATGATTACCTCCGCGCACGAGCTGCAGGCGGTGCGGGCGGTGGTGGAGCAGGAGCGCCGGGCGCTGGGCTACGCCGCGCCGGTGCTCGTGGGCGCCATGGTGGAGGTGCCCGTCGCCGCGGTGCTGGCCGACCGGCTGGCGGTCCACGCCGACTTCCTTTCCATTGGCACGAACGACCTGACGCAGTACGCGCTGGCCATGGACCGCGGCAACGCGTACCTGGCGCCCCAGCTCGACAGCCTGCACCCGGGCGTCCTGCGCCTGGTGGCGCAGACGGTGGAGGGCGCGAGCAAGCACGGCCGGCCGGTGGCGGTGTGCGGTGGCATCGCCTCGGATCCGCAGGCGGCCCCGCTGCTCATCGGCCTGGGCGTCACGGAGCTGTCGGCCACCCCGGCCGTCATCCCCGGCCTCAAGGCCTTCATCCGCACGCTGTCCCTGGCCCAGTGCCAGGAGGCCGCGCGGGCGGCGTTGGAACTCACCAATGGTGACGAAGTGCGCGCACTCGTCGCCCGCACGTGGCAGAGCCAGTAAGGGGACTCCCCCTCCCCGGAGAGAGGCGCATGCAGACCAATAAGTTCGCTGGAATCCAGCAGCTCGGGCGGGCCCTGATGCTGCCCATCGCGGTCCTTCCCATCGCCGGCCTCCTGTTGAGGCTCGGCCAGGACGACCTGCTCGGCATCCCCTTCGTGGCCGCCGCGGGCGATGCCATCTTCTCCAACCTCGGGCTGCTGTTCGCCGTGGGTGTGGCGGTGGGCTTCGCGCGCGAGAACCATGGCGCCGCGGGGCTCGCCGGCGCGGTGGGCTTCTTCATCACCGTCAAGGGCACCGACGCCCTGGTGAGCGTGCCGCCCGAGGTGATTGGGGAGCTGACGGGGGCCGCGAAGGACCTGGCCATCGCCGGCTACAAGGCCAAGCTCGCCGCGAAGATCAGCATGCCGGCCGGCATCCTGTCGGGCCTCCTCGCCGGGCTGCTGTACAACCGCTTCAAGGACATCAAGCTGCCGGAGTACCTGGCCTTCTTCGGCGGCCGCCGGTTCGTCCCCATCATCACCAGCCTCGCCTGCCTGGTGCTCGCGGGCCTGTTCGGCTTTGGCTGGCCCCTCTTCGAGGCGGGCCTGGATGGCTTCAGCCGCCACGTGTTCGCCGCCGGCAAGCTGGGCCTGTTCGTGTACGGCTTCCTCAACCGCCTGCTCATCGTCACCGGCCTGCACCACATCCTCAACAACATCGCCTGGTTCATCCTGGGCGACTTCAACGGGGTGACGGGTGACCTGAAGCGCTTCTTCGCGGGAGACCCCGCGGCGGGCGCCACCATGGCGGGCTTCTTCCCCGTGATGATGTTCGGGCTGCCGGCCGCCTGCCTCGCCATGTACCACGCCGCGCCGAAGCACAACCGCGCCAAGGTGGGCGGCGTGCTGATGTCCATCGCGCTGACGTCGTTCCTGACGGGCGTCACCGAGCCGGTCGAGTTCGCCTTCATGTTCCTCGCGCCGCCGCTCTACCTGCTGCACGCGGTGCTCACGGGCCTGTCCGCCGTCATCATGGACGCGCTCAACGTGAAGCTCGGCTTCGGGTTCTCGGCGGGTCTGTTCGACTACGTGCTGAACTACGGCAAGGCGACGAACCCCATCCTCCTGCTGCCCATCGGCGCCGTGTACGCCGTCACCTACTACGCCGTGTTCCGCGTCTGCATCGCCAAGTTCAACCTGAAGACGCTGGGCCGTGAGGACGAGGAAGTCCCCGCGGTCTCCCCGGTGGGACTCCCGGTGGGGCCCGGCCTGCCGGCCCCCGCGCTGAGCCGGGGTGGCTCGTACCTGAAGGCCCTGGGCGGCGCCGCCAACGTCCAGACCGTCGACTCCTGCACGACGCGGCTGCGGCTGACCGTGGCGGACAATGCCCGCGTCGACGAGGGCGCGCTCAAGGCGCTCGGCGCGCGGGGCGTCATCCGCCCGGCCCCCGGCAGCGTCCAGGTCATCATCGGGCCGCTCGCCGAGCAGGTGGCCAACGAAGTCCAAGAGGCGCTGCGCGGCGGCGTGTCCGCGCCCGCCGCCGGTGCCAGCGCCGAGAAGACGCTGGCGCACGCCATGCTCCGGGCCCTGGGAGGGCGCGCCAACATCCAGGAGATCGGCACCTGCACCACCCGCCTGCGGCTGGTCGTCGTCGACAACGCGCTCGTCGATGAGAGCGCCTTGAAGGAACTCGGAACCCGGGGCGTGGTGAAGCCCTCCCCGGGCTCGGTGCAGGTCATCATTGGCCCCACCGCCGAGCGGGTGGCCGATGAGCTCCGGTTGCTGATCGCTTAACCCAGTCTCTGAATCACCTGCATGGACTTACCCCTGGGGGGACGGCGCGAGCCGCTCCCGCCAGGGTCAGGTCCGTGCTGTCTCAAACATGGGAGGAACGAACGAATGAAGCGGCTCCTGATGTCCCTGCCCCTCGCGGCGATGCTTGCCTCGGGATGTTCTGACTCGGATGACGAGAAGACCCCCACCCCCCCCACCCCCGAGCCCACCCGCCAGCCCCAGCTCGCCGTGCAGTTCGAGCCCGTGGACCACTCGGTGGGCAGCTGGCAGTTCTTCCGCGCCACCTTCACCCTGGAGAACACCGGCACCGCGGAGCTGCCCAGCACCGGCTGGAAGCTCTACTTCAGCCTCGTCCGCCACATCCTCGAGGACGGCAAGGGCGACGCGACGGGCACCCAGGAGCTCGCCAAGCAGGGCGTCCGCATCACCCCCGCGGGCAAGGCCCAGAGCGGTGACTACTACGTGATGGAGCCCGTCGAGGGCTTCCGGCCCATCGCCCCGGGCGAGAAGCGCGAGATCAGCGTGCTGATCAGCGACTGGGCCATCATGAAGGCGGATGCCCCCTCCGGCTTCCACATCACCCTCGATGGCCAGGAGCCCAACACGGCGATCGCCGTGACTTCCACGGTCAAGATCGACATCAACAACCCGAAGCACACCACGCGCTTCGAGGACGACGCCCTGCCGGTGCAGACCCCCACCCTGCGCTACGACGAGAACCCCTCGGCGCAGACCCTGGAGCTCAAGTCCCGGCTCCTGCCCACCCCGCGCAAGGTCGAGGCGGGCACGGGCGAGCTGGCGCTCAGCGGCAATGTCGTCATCAGCCACCCGGCCGAGCTCCGGGGCGAGGCGGCCTACCTCGTGGCCGCCCTGGGAGACGTGCTGAACGCCTCCATCACCGCCCAGACGTCCACCGGCAACGAGCAGATCGCCCTGAGCATCGATCCCAACCTCGATGTCACCGGCGACGGCACCCGGGACGCGGAGGGCTACCAGCTCGAAGTCCAGGACGGCCGGGTGAAGATCACCGGCGCGGACGCGGCGGGCGTGTTCTACGGCATCCAGACGCTCCGCCAGCTCATCCCCGCCCAGGCCTACCAGGCGGCGGTGCAGCGGGCCAACCGCCCCACGTCCATCAACCTCCCCGTGGCGCGCATCGCCGATGCGCCGGGGTTCGCCTACCGCGGCATGCAGCTGGACGTGGGCCGCCACTTCCAGTCCAAGGAGACCGTCAAGAAGCTGATCGACGTCATCTCCCACTTCAAGATCAACAAGTTCAACCTCCACCTAACGGACGACGAGGGGTGGCGGCTGGAGACCCCGGGGCTCCCCGAGCTGACGAGCTACGGCGCCCGCCGGGGCTTTGATCTCGAGGAGCTGGAGATGCTCCACACGGCGTTCGGCTCCGGAAATGATCTCCAGGACGGAGACCTCATCCGCCAGAAGCCGGCCTCGCCGGAGAAGGCCAACGCCGGGGTCCGGCCCAGCTACCAGGGCTTCGAGACGGCCACGCTCAACTTCGTGGGCAAGGGCAATGGGTACTACACCACCACGGACTTCGAGGAGATCCTCCGGTACGCCGCCGAGCGGCACATCGAGGTCATCCCCGAGATCGACATGCCGGGCCACGCCCGGGCGGCCGTCAAGGCCATGGAGTACCGCTACCGCAAGCTCAAGGACCTGGATCCCGCGCAGGCGGCCGCCTACCGGCTGATCGACCCGGACGACACCTCCAAGCACAAGAGCGTCCAGGGCTACACGGACAACTTCGTCAACCCGTGCCTGGAGACCACCTACGCCTTCCTGACCAAGGTGGCCACGGAGATCAAGGCGCGCTACGACGCGGCCGGCGTCCCGCTGAAGACGATCCACGCCGGTGGCGACGAGCTGCCCGCGCTCAACCCCCACGTCTGGTGGCAGGGCTCGCCGCTGTGCAAGGCGAACGCCGCGACCAAGGACATGACGGACCACCAGCTCTTCAACCAGTTCTTCTCGCGCTGGAGCCAGATCATCACCGCCACGGGCGCGAAGGTGACGGGCTGGGACGACATCATCCACAACGGGCTCACCCTGCCCGGCTTCATGCCGATGCCGTGGAGCAACGTGTGGGGCTGGGGCCGCGAGGACGACGCGTACAAGTACGCCAACCAGGGCTACAAGGTCATCCTGTCCCACTCGACGAACCTCTACATGGACCTGGCCTACAACAAGGATCCGGACGAGCCCGGCTACTACTGGGCCAACTTCGTCGACGAGAAGAAGACCTTCGAGTACCGGCCGTTCGACATCTACGCCAACGCCACCCACAACCGCATGGGCGTGCCGTTCAAGCCCTCCGACTGGGACGGCAAGGAGCGCCTGACGGCCGAGGGCAAGAAGAACATCCTCGGCATGCAGGGGCTGCTCTGGGCCGAGAACCTGAAGACGCCCGAGGTGATGGAGTACCTGGCCTTCCCGAAGGTGCTCGGCGTCGCCGAGCGCGCCTGGAACCCGGAGCTGCCGGACGTGAGCCAGATGCCCGCCCTGTGGGGCCAGTTCACCAACAGCCTCGGCCAGCACGTGCTGCCGCGCCTGGGGGCCTACCGCCCGGTGGACCTGCGTGACGAGCTGCCCGACGCGGTGGGGGTGAACTACCGCATCCCGCTGCCGGGCGCGCGCCTCATGGACGGGAAGCTGCACGCCAACGTGCGCTACCCGGGCATGACCCTCGAGTACTCGGTGGATGGGGGCAAGACCTGGACGGCGTACACGGAGCCCGTGACGGCCTCCGCCGGTGTGCAGCTGCGCACGCGGGCCGCCGACGGCCGCGCCAGCCGCGTCACCACCCTGTAGTCAGCGTCTCTCCCCCCGGCCCCGCGGGCTCCCGCGGGGCTGGAGGGTTTTAGCACCCGACTGGCGGGGGTGATGCGCGCCCCCGCCCTTCCCTCACATGGTCCAGATGAGAGCCCAACCCTCGTATCATCGTCCGGCGGTGGTCACGGCGGATGCCCCTCGGATGCGTGCTGTCGTGGCCAGGCACCGGGCCGCGACCGAATCCCTGCTCGCGCAGCTCCTCCCGCGGGTTCGGAACAAGGTCCGCTACTCACTTCACTGTGACTCGGAAGTGGATGACATCACCCAGGAAGCCCTGATGGCCATCGTGCGCGGGCTGCCCTCCTACCGCGGCGACGGGGCCTTCGAGTCCTGGGTGGACCGGGTGGCGGGCCGGGTGGCCTTCGCCGCCTCCAGCCGGGTCCGCGCCGAGCGCAGCCAGCTCAACCTGGAGGACGACAGCGCCGGGCTGAACTCCCTGCCGGAGGAGGCGCCCTCCTCGGAGGACTGCCTGCTGCGCCGCCAGTTCGCCAAGCTGCTGGAGCAGCTCTCCGACGAGCAGCGCCGGGTGCTGGTGCTGCACCACGTGCAGGACATGAGCGTCCCGGAGATGGCCGAGCAGCTCGGGGTCCCCTTCGAGACGGTCCGCAGCCGGCTCCGCCTGGGAAGGGCCCACCTCCGGGCGCTCTTCCTCGCCCAGTACGGCGAGGAAGCCGAGCCCTGAAGGCCCCGGCCTCCCCGCCCTCCCCCCGCTAGTACTTCGGCAGGGTGGGGATGCTCTGGTTGCAGTTGCTGGTGATGCCGAGGATCTGGCAGACCTTCTGGCCGGCGGAGTTCACCGAGGCGGCTCCGGCGGGCGGGGCCATGTGGACGCGCTCCTTCCAGATCTGCCACACCATCATGCCGTCGGTGGCCTTGCCCTTGTTCTTCATGTACGTGGCGAGCGTCTCGACGTTGTAATACTTCGTCGCCATGTTGTTCTGGCCGGTGAGCATCTCGGCGTCGTACACGGTGCCGGGGTCCGCGTTGAGCCGCAGCGTCGCGCCGCCCGCGCCCTCGGGAGCAATCTCCAGCCCCATCGCGATCGGGCCGCTGTAGATGGCCCGGTACGACTCATAGCCCTCGCGGGGATCGTAGTACTCGCCCCCGTCGTAGGACATGAGGTTGATGTGGTGCAGCTTGCTGCCGTGGTTCTTCACCACGCTGTACATGGTGCCGCCGAAGGGCGAGCCCCACTGCACCTTGCCCTCCTCGAACGGGGTGCCCTTCACGTAGTAGGCGCCCGTGGACCAGCCCGCGATGGAGATGCCCAGCTTCAGCCCGCGCGAGCGGATGGTGCTGTCCAGGCTGGTGATGATGCCGGCAATCTCTCCGTCCTTGGAGCAGCTGAACTGGGCGGCCTCCAGCTTGTTGCAGCTGCTGCCGCTCGACTCCCAGTCGATGTCGATGCCGTCAGCGCCCAGGTCCTGCGCCAGGTCCACGACGCGCGCGGCGTTGAAGCTCTCCCACTGGGTGCCCTGGCTGTAGCTCCACCCGCCCACGGACAGCCACACCTGGGTGCCGCGCGTGCGCAGGGCGCGGATGTTGTTGATGAGCGTCTGCGACTGGGCCGGGGTGAACTTCTTCTGCCCGGTGTTCGTCGTGGCGCCCTCGAAGAACTCAAGCCCGGCCACTTCCTGGTCGAACGCGAACGAGCCCTTCTGGTAGGCCGTGTTCGGCCGCACGAAGGACAGGTTCAGGTGCGTGTAGTAGCTGGGGATGTTCGCGGGGGTGAGGTCCTCGATGCTGGTGTTCCAGCTGCTCGCGTAGCCGATGTACATCCGGCCACCCGGCGGGAGGGGTGGATCCTGCGGCAGGGCGACGGTGACGCCCGCCGCGCTGGAAGTCGCACTGTTCCCCGCCCCGTCGAAGGCCTTCGCCGTGTAGCTGTAGGTGCCGTTCTGCGCGCTGGAGCTGAAGCCGTCCGACACGCTGTAGGGGCTGGTGGTGTCCGTGCTCAGCAGGGTGCCGTTCTTGTAGAACTCGACCCGGGCCACGCCCACGTTGTCGCTCGCCGGGGCGGTGAGGACGACGCTGCCCGCGCTGGTGAGCCGCGTGGTGCTGGCCGACAGGCTGACCGTCGGGGCGGTCTTGTCGTTCGGGTCCGTGGGCGGCAGGCCCCCATCACACGAGTAGCCGTTGATGGTGCAGGCGCTCAGCCCGCTGTAGGTCCCCGCGCCCTCGAAGGTGACGGTGACGCTGCCCAGCGCGGGCACCA
The sequence above is a segment of the Stigmatella aurantiaca genome. Coding sequences within it:
- a CDS encoding GntR family transcriptional regulator gives rise to the protein MSSHSSAADSFDGGALSSELPLPLYLQLARYLRGQIVSGKLGHRDALPGERELAERFGVSRVTVRKALKELLDEGLLQQRQGAGTFVNRAPYVEQRLSTLTGFSEDMGSRGLSAGSVWMSRTVAVATPEETLALGIRPGTMVSRLQRLRTANGTAMALELAVVPTRFLPDPTEVQGSLYEMLRRRGFTPYRALQRLSAIQLSADQAAQLGVGEGAAGLYIERRTMLEDGTPLEFVRSQYRGDSYDFIVELNLAGPAIAVR
- the ptsP gene encoding phosphoenolpyruvate--protein phosphotransferase produces the protein MSTLKPAGAAASQTLSKLQLAAPIAGWATVLEEVPDPAFAQRMVGDGIAVDPTSAELRSPCDGVVLSVHASRHACTLRTLTGAEILLHIGIDTVSLRGEGFTPHVSEGQSVRTGEPLISFDMDLLARKARSLMTVMVVANGDAYTVTHRVQNRSVATGEPLLEISGGELAAQAETGTETAECRVRLLIPHGLHARPAAAFVRHARPYPGTIHVGLKGRSANGKSVVALMGLGAHHGDTLTLSVRGGRAAQVAQELAEQVTLGLGDAVRPLAEPSAAPAEKAPGVAVAPAQPFAPGTEVLLKGTLAAAGLAVGQAVRVNEEEPALSQQGRGPQEEERRLAEALAGVRRDIEALLQTEGKGSAARTEIFQAHLALLDDPEFTGAAGQGIAIGQSAEWAWKAAIEKHVQVLHSLADPLLQERMGDLRDIGRRVIASLTGQDGARVPANLPPGAILVANELLPSDLAAVPPGRLAALCTARGGPTSHVAILAAGMGIPAVVALGEGVLRVPPGAPLIVNGDRGEVHVHPPEAARESTQNTLRARAARRKTDLATAHEDCRTSDGVRIEVFANLGRPGDAASAAAQGAEGCGLLRSEFLFLERLTAPSEDEQAAQYQESATGLQNRPLIIRTLDVGGDKPLAYLPLPAEENPVLGLRGVRVSLRYPELLRTQVRAILRVKPEGVCRILVPMITSAHELQAVRAVVEQERRALGYAAPVLVGAMVEVPVAAVLADRLAVHADFLSIGTNDLTQYALAMDRGNAYLAPQLDSLHPGVLRLVAQTVEGASKHGRPVAVCGGIASDPQAAPLLIGLGVTELSATPAVIPGLKAFIRTLSLAQCQEAARAALELTNGDEVRALVARTWQSQ
- the nagE gene encoding N-acetylglucosamine-specific PTS transporter subunit IIBC → MQTNKFAGIQQLGRALMLPIAVLPIAGLLLRLGQDDLLGIPFVAAAGDAIFSNLGLLFAVGVAVGFARENHGAAGLAGAVGFFITVKGTDALVSVPPEVIGELTGAAKDLAIAGYKAKLAAKISMPAGILSGLLAGLLYNRFKDIKLPEYLAFFGGRRFVPIITSLACLVLAGLFGFGWPLFEAGLDGFSRHVFAAGKLGLFVYGFLNRLLIVTGLHHILNNIAWFILGDFNGVTGDLKRFFAGDPAAGATMAGFFPVMMFGLPAACLAMYHAAPKHNRAKVGGVLMSIALTSFLTGVTEPVEFAFMFLAPPLYLLHAVLTGLSAVIMDALNVKLGFGFSAGLFDYVLNYGKATNPILLLPIGAVYAVTYYAVFRVCIAKFNLKTLGREDEEVPAVSPVGLPVGPGLPAPALSRGGSYLKALGGAANVQTVDSCTTRLRLTVADNARVDEGALKALGARGVIRPAPGSVQVIIGPLAEQVANEVQEALRGGVSAPAAGASAEKTLAHAMLRALGGRANIQEIGTCTTRLRLVVVDNALVDESALKELGTRGVVKPSPGSVQVIIGPTAERVADELRLLIA
- a CDS encoding family 20 glycosylhydrolase; this encodes MKRLLMSLPLAAMLASGCSDSDDEKTPTPPTPEPTRQPQLAVQFEPVDHSVGSWQFFRATFTLENTGTAELPSTGWKLYFSLVRHILEDGKGDATGTQELAKQGVRITPAGKAQSGDYYVMEPVEGFRPIAPGEKREISVLISDWAIMKADAPSGFHITLDGQEPNTAIAVTSTVKIDINNPKHTTRFEDDALPVQTPTLRYDENPSAQTLELKSRLLPTPRKVEAGTGELALSGNVVISHPAELRGEAAYLVAALGDVLNASITAQTSTGNEQIALSIDPNLDVTGDGTRDAEGYQLEVQDGRVKITGADAAGVFYGIQTLRQLIPAQAYQAAVQRANRPTSINLPVARIADAPGFAYRGMQLDVGRHFQSKETVKKLIDVISHFKINKFNLHLTDDEGWRLETPGLPELTSYGARRGFDLEELEMLHTAFGSGNDLQDGDLIRQKPASPEKANAGVRPSYQGFETATLNFVGKGNGYYTTTDFEEILRYAAERHIEVIPEIDMPGHARAAVKAMEYRYRKLKDLDPAQAAAYRLIDPDDTSKHKSVQGYTDNFVNPCLETTYAFLTKVATEIKARYDAAGVPLKTIHAGGDELPALNPHVWWQGSPLCKANAATKDMTDHQLFNQFFSRWSQIITATGAKVTGWDDIIHNGLTLPGFMPMPWSNVWGWGREDDAYKYANQGYKVILSHSTNLYMDLAYNKDPDEPGYYWANFVDEKKTFEYRPFDIYANATHNRMGVPFKPSDWDGKERLTAEGKKNILGMQGLLWAENLKTPEVMEYLAFPKVLGVAERAWNPELPDVSQMPALWGQFTNSLGQHVLPRLGAYRPVDLRDELPDAVGVNYRIPLPGARLMDGKLHANVRYPGMTLEYSVDGGKTWTAYTEPVTASAGVQLRTRAADGRASRVTTL
- a CDS encoding RNA polymerase sigma factor — encoded protein: MRAVVARHRAATESLLAQLLPRVRNKVRYSLHCDSEVDDITQEALMAIVRGLPSYRGDGAFESWVDRVAGRVAFAASSRVRAERSQLNLEDDSAGLNSLPEEAPSSEDCLLRRQFAKLLEQLSDEQRRVLVLHHVQDMSVPEMAEQLGVPFETVRSRLRLGRAHLRALFLAQYGEEAEP
- a CDS encoding Ig-like domain-containing protein — translated: MTALVGALAASCGEEPQEPATLQSLQLAASAAGLKATFATSSKWDGGFNGVFTIQNTTSSPITDWALKFKFNGTVSVRGAPWGAGGSASQGSDGSWTFLPNAWGGNVVPALGSVTVTFEGAGTYSGLSACTINGYSCDGGLPPTDPNDKTAPTVSLSASTTRLTSAGSVVLTAPASDNVGVARVEFYKNGTLLSTDTTSPYSVSDGFSSSAQNGTYSYTAKAFDGAGNSATSSAAGVTVALPQDPPLPPGGRMYIGYASSWNTSIEDLTPANIPSYYTHLNLSFVRPNTAYQKGSFAFDQEVAGLEFFEGATTNTGQKKFTPAQSQTLINNIRALRTRGTQVWLSVGGWSYSQGTQWESFNAARVVDLAQDLGADGIDIDWESSGSSCNKLEAAQFSCSKDGEIAGIITSLDSTIRSRGLKLGISIAGWSTGAYYVKGTPFEEGKVQWGSPFGGTMYSVVKNHGSKLHHINLMSYDGGEYYDPREGYESYRAIYSGPIAMGLEIAPEGAGGATLRLNADPGTVYDAEMLTGQNNMATKYYNVETLATYMKNKGKATDGMMVWQIWKERVHMAPPAGAASVNSAGQKVCQILGITSNCNQSIPTLPKY